A window from Mycolicibacterium tokaiense encodes these proteins:
- a CDS encoding NAD(P)/FAD-dependent oxidoreductase, producing MTRSRVLILGGGFGGLFCARRLGGVDVDVTLVDRAGSHVFQPLLYQCATGTLSIGQISRSLREELAGHHNVTTLMGEACDIDVDARRVTVRRPDDTTFGLDYDVLVLAVGMRQAYFGHEEFAQWAPGMKTLDDAVSIRRRLFGAFEMAETLPPGPDRDAWLTFAVAGGGPTGVELAGQIREMATRALANEFHSIEPQDARVMLFDGGERVLGSFAPALTDKATRILQQLGVELNLGVHVTDVRSDGITVTPKSGGPEQVHRTHTVLWTAGVEAVPFARKVAAALGAQTDKAGRIAVEADLTVPGHPEVFVIGDLVGRDHLPGVAENAMQGGLHVASCIRRDATGAPRRPYRYRDLGSAAYISYGHALLQAGPVKLSGRLGWLAWGFIHIAFLTGVQNRISTVASWLTTIGRARRTDRTFTLGNTTSPEHPYNWLKFVHPNMIHHTTTGATANPEVRGGPVVDADQ from the coding sequence ATGACACGGTCTCGGGTGTTGATCCTCGGCGGCGGCTTCGGCGGCCTGTTCTGCGCGCGTCGTCTCGGCGGAGTGGATGTCGACGTGACACTGGTGGACCGGGCCGGCTCCCATGTTTTCCAGCCGCTGCTCTACCAGTGCGCCACGGGGACCCTGAGCATCGGTCAGATCAGCCGGTCGCTGCGTGAGGAGTTGGCCGGTCATCACAATGTCACCACGCTGATGGGGGAAGCGTGTGACATCGACGTCGATGCGCGGCGGGTCACGGTGCGCCGACCTGACGACACCACCTTCGGGCTGGATTACGACGTGCTGGTCCTCGCAGTCGGGATGCGGCAGGCGTACTTCGGGCACGAAGAGTTCGCCCAGTGGGCGCCGGGCATGAAAACCCTCGACGACGCCGTGAGCATCCGGCGACGGCTGTTCGGCGCCTTCGAGATGGCCGAGACCCTGCCGCCCGGACCGGACCGGGACGCCTGGCTGACCTTCGCCGTCGCCGGCGGTGGGCCCACCGGTGTTGAGTTGGCCGGCCAGATCCGGGAGATGGCCACCCGGGCACTGGCCAACGAGTTCCACAGCATCGAGCCCCAAGACGCCCGGGTGATGCTCTTCGACGGCGGTGAGCGGGTGCTGGGCAGCTTCGCGCCGGCGCTCACCGACAAGGCGACCAGGATCCTCCAACAGCTCGGCGTCGAACTGAATCTGGGTGTGCACGTCACCGATGTGCGCAGCGACGGAATAACCGTCACCCCGAAAAGTGGTGGACCCGAACAGGTTCACCGCACTCACACCGTGCTGTGGACTGCGGGGGTGGAAGCAGTTCCGTTCGCCCGCAAGGTCGCGGCCGCCTTGGGCGCCCAGACCGACAAGGCCGGTCGCATCGCGGTCGAGGCTGACCTCACGGTGCCCGGGCATCCCGAAGTGTTCGTGATCGGCGATCTGGTGGGACGCGATCATCTGCCCGGTGTCGCCGAGAACGCCATGCAAGGTGGTCTGCACGTCGCGTCCTGCATCCGTCGCGACGCCACCGGCGCGCCCCGGCGCCCATACCGCTACCGGGATCTCGGGTCAGCGGCCTACATCAGCTACGGGCACGCCCTGCTGCAGGCCGGGCCGGTCAAGCTGTCCGGCCGGCTCGGGTGGCTTGCCTGGGGCTTCATCCACATCGCGTTTCTCACCGGCGTGCAGAACCGGATCAGCACCGTCGCCTCGTGGCTGACCACGATCGGGCGGGCTCGCCGCACCGACCGTACGTTCACCCTGGGCAACACCACCTCGCCGGAACACCCGTACAACTGGCTGAAGTTTGTGCATCCCAACATGATTCACCACACAACGACAGGGGCCACCGCGAACCCGGAGGTTCGTGGTGGCCCCGTCGTCGACGCCGATCAGTAG
- a CDS encoding DUF6498-containing protein, protein MAHVLTLLGVIAVPVIGWFAADWSGATTLVVYWFETLAVCGFICARLALHRRWKPLRGHFDYRGPSEGRSAQTSSFISGFALIAFAFSAAHGLFLGVILLLLNHNGVGSLVQIDWHSVGFGCLTVVGLLALDFLIDLISLRQWTFWQVEQLANGGLSRVIVVHLTLIFGFLGVAITSAPDAFFGVFVVLKSMAALSGVVPQYEPAVAPKWLSSIMNRVPSVHPGKKFEDFWTQDRADERERRERNEQPWVRGRR, encoded by the coding sequence ATGGCACACGTGCTGACGCTGTTGGGCGTGATCGCGGTACCGGTCATCGGCTGGTTCGCCGCGGACTGGTCCGGGGCCACCACCTTGGTGGTGTACTGGTTCGAGACGCTGGCGGTGTGCGGCTTCATCTGCGCCAGGCTGGCCCTGCACCGGCGCTGGAAACCGTTGCGCGGACACTTCGACTACCGCGGACCCAGCGAAGGGCGGAGCGCCCAGACCTCCTCGTTCATCTCGGGGTTTGCGTTGATCGCGTTCGCATTCAGCGCAGCGCACGGACTGTTCCTCGGCGTCATCCTGTTGTTGCTCAACCACAACGGGGTCGGATCGCTGGTCCAGATCGACTGGCACAGTGTGGGTTTTGGATGCCTGACGGTGGTCGGGCTGTTGGCCCTGGATTTTCTGATCGATCTCATCAGCCTGCGGCAGTGGACGTTCTGGCAGGTCGAGCAACTGGCCAACGGCGGACTGTCCCGGGTGATCGTGGTGCACCTGACGCTCATCTTCGGATTCCTCGGGGTGGCCATCACCAGTGCTCCGGACGCGTTCTTCGGCGTTTTTGTGGTCCTCAAGAGCATGGCCGCGCTCAGTGGTGTGGTTCCCCAATACGAGCCGGCCGTGGCGCCGAAATGGTTGAGCTCCATCATGAATCGGGTGCCCAGCGTCCACCCGGGCAAGAAGTTCGAGGACTTCTGGACCCAGGATCGCGCCGACGAGCGAGAGCGCCGGGAGCGTAACGAACAACCCTGGGTACGGGGCCGGCGTTAA
- a CDS encoding PE-PPE domain-containing protein gives MNRSVVIPIAVLAGALVAAPPTATPAAKAATAYTLEPLNYNLAETTPSLFGGAVCLVYECERVPTSASLDLSHRRGVFGENGAISQGAARLDDRLTADADTKLVFGFSQGAQVAGFWLRNYAPTTAVDPGSTSFLLVGDPENTYGVPWAPRVPTDTGFEVTEVWKQYDGWADWPDRFDVLAVANAVYGMLFVHPTVYDDLDLDAERAAGNVVTWTAGGITYEMVVDQDLPILDPLRNLGLGWVADLVNDDWREHVEAQYDRPSTQEEADELFEAPVPAGTDAETAAVEEDESDSEERPSRSSGSVRAASLTDDSDEDEVDKDEVSETETETDDTTETDEDAPTADEDTDDDTDAGGGDDQPASNEADDAGQA, from the coding sequence ATGAACAGATCTGTGGTGATCCCGATCGCGGTGCTGGCCGGCGCGTTGGTTGCCGCCCCGCCGACTGCGACACCGGCGGCAAAGGCTGCGACGGCCTACACACTGGAGCCGCTGAACTACAACCTGGCCGAGACCACCCCCAGCCTGTTCGGGGGAGCGGTCTGCCTGGTGTACGAGTGCGAACGGGTCCCGACGTCGGCCTCGCTGGACCTGTCGCACCGGCGCGGTGTGTTCGGCGAGAACGGAGCCATTTCTCAGGGCGCCGCCCGCCTCGATGACCGATTGACCGCAGACGCCGACACCAAGCTCGTGTTCGGTTTCTCCCAGGGCGCCCAGGTGGCCGGCTTCTGGTTGCGCAACTACGCCCCGACCACCGCGGTTGACCCGGGCTCCACGTCGTTCCTGCTGGTCGGCGACCCGGAGAACACCTACGGCGTGCCGTGGGCGCCCAGGGTCCCCACCGATACCGGCTTCGAGGTCACCGAGGTGTGGAAGCAGTACGACGGCTGGGCCGACTGGCCGGACCGGTTCGATGTGCTGGCCGTCGCCAACGCGGTGTACGGCATGTTGTTCGTCCATCCCACTGTCTACGACGACCTCGATCTCGACGCTGAGCGAGCCGCGGGCAACGTGGTGACCTGGACCGCCGGCGGGATCACCTACGAGATGGTGGTCGACCAAGACCTGCCGATCCTGGATCCGCTGCGCAACCTCGGTCTCGGCTGGGTGGCAGATCTGGTGAACGACGACTGGCGTGAACACGTCGAGGCGCAGTACGACAGGCCGTCCACCCAGGAGGAGGCCGATGAGCTGTTCGAGGCGCCGGTTCCCGCGGGCACCGATGCCGAGACCGCGGCTGTCGAGGAGGACGAGTCCGACTCCGAGGAACGTCCGTCGCGCAGCTCAGGTTCGGTCAGGGCTGCGTCGCTGACGGACGACTCAGATGAGGATGAAGTCGACAAGGATGAGGTCAGCGAGACCGAGACCGAGACCGACGACACCACCGAGACCGACGAAGACGCGCCCACTGCGGACGAGGACACCGATGACGACACCGATGCCGGTGGCGGTGACGATCAGCCGGCATCCAACGAGGCCGACGACGCCGGCCAGGCGTAA
- a CDS encoding RNA-binding S4 domain-containing protein, translating into MESTRVDRWLWAVRLAKTRPDAAEACRGGHVRVNDRTAKPSTTVVPGDTVRARLGDTTRIVEVVQVIQKRVGAPVAVTCYLDRTPPPPSVPAIPIAMRDRGTGRPTKRDRRVLDRWRAGQG; encoded by the coding sequence GTGGAATCGACCCGCGTGGACCGGTGGCTGTGGGCGGTGCGGCTGGCCAAGACCCGACCTGACGCGGCCGAGGCCTGCCGCGGCGGGCACGTCCGCGTCAACGACCGCACGGCCAAACCCTCCACCACGGTGGTCCCCGGCGATACCGTGCGCGCCCGGCTCGGCGACACCACCCGCATCGTCGAGGTGGTGCAGGTGATCCAGAAACGGGTCGGGGCCCCGGTGGCCGTGACCTGCTATCTGGACCGCACACCGCCCCCGCCGAGTGTGCCCGCCATCCCCATTGCGATGCGCGACCGCGGTACCGGTCGTCCCACCAAACGCGACCGCCGGGTGCTGGACAGGTGGCGGGCCGGTCAAGGCTGA
- a CDS encoding SDR family oxidoreductase, which translates to MTTTWFITGASRGMGRLLVEQALERGDTVAATARRPTDLDDLATRYGARLWRRALDVTDTTAMRQVVGEAFDEVGHIDVAVSNAGYGVFGVAEDLTDQQIDQMIATNLTASIQLARAVVPRLRAQGGGHLMQMSSMGGQITFPAFSLYHVTKWGIEGFYDALAVEVEPFGIHTTLIEPGVVRTGFFDAAARVDLSASYRGGPADVAAIAEEDMPDSPERTVAAIIRAADADHPPRRLVLGSDAWALMTAALSQRLIEVSAQRDNAATADFD; encoded by the coding sequence GGCGCCTCCCGCGGTATGGGGCGGCTGCTGGTGGAGCAGGCGCTCGAACGGGGCGACACGGTGGCGGCCACCGCCCGCCGCCCGACAGATCTCGACGACCTGGCCACCCGTTACGGCGCCCGGCTCTGGCGGCGCGCTCTGGACGTCACCGACACCACCGCGATGCGGCAGGTGGTGGGCGAGGCGTTCGACGAGGTGGGGCACATCGACGTCGCCGTCTCCAATGCCGGATACGGGGTGTTCGGCGTCGCCGAGGATCTGACCGACCAGCAGATCGATCAGATGATCGCGACCAATTTGACCGCCAGTATCCAGCTGGCCAGAGCGGTGGTGCCGCGACTGCGCGCCCAGGGCGGCGGCCATCTGATGCAGATGTCGAGCATGGGCGGACAGATCACCTTCCCCGCCTTCTCGCTGTATCACGTCACCAAGTGGGGCATCGAGGGCTTCTATGACGCGCTGGCCGTCGAAGTGGAACCCTTCGGCATTCACACCACGCTGATCGAACCGGGGGTGGTGCGTACCGGGTTCTTCGATGCCGCAGCCCGAGTGGACCTCAGCGCCTCGTATCGCGGGGGCCCGGCCGACGTGGCCGCGATCGCCGAGGAGGACATGCCCGACAGCCCGGAACGCACTGTGGCCGCGATCATCCGGGCGGCCGACGCTGATCACCCGCCCCGGCGCCTGGTGCTGGGGTCCGACGCCTGGGCTCTGATGACCGCCGCCCTGTCGCAGCGGCTGATCGAGGTGTCCGCCCAACGCGACAACGCCGCCACCGCCGACTTCGATTAA